In Kangiella profundi, one DNA window encodes the following:
- the fusA gene encoding elongation factor G — translation MARKTPIARYRNVGICAHVDAGKTTTTERILFYTGLSHKIGEVHDGAATMDWMEQEQERGITITSAATTTFWRGMDAQFDEHRINIIDTPGHVDFTIEVERSLRVLDGAVVVLCGSSGVQPQTETVWRQANKYEVPRMVFVNKMDRTGANYEMVVSQLKERLNAVAIPMQMTIGSEDEFKGVVDLVKMKAIIWNEEDMGMTFEYQEIPADLKDKCEAMRMEMVEAAAEATEELMEKYLEGGELTEEEIKMGIRKRTLANEIIPVFGGSAFKNKGVQAVLDAVIEYMPSPKEVKAIQGTIDDEGEQFEIREADDDAPFAALAFKIATDPFVGTLTFFRVYSGVINSGDSVYNSVKQKKERIGRIVQMHANSREEIKEVRAGDIAAGVGFKDVTTGDTLCDIDNKIVLERMEFPEPVISVAVEPKTKADQEKMGIALGKLAQEDPSFRVRTDEESGQTIISGMGELHLDILVDRMKREFKVEANIGAPQVAYRESIRNTVEVEGKFVRQSGGRGQYGHVWVKLEPQEAGTGFVFENAIVGGVVPKEYIGAVSKGIEEQLENGILAGYPVLDVKATLYDGSYHDVDSSEMAFKIAGSMAVKNAAKTANPALLEPMMKVEVVTPEEYMGDVMGDLNRRRGLVKGMGENATGKVIDAEVPLSEMFGYATDVRSLSQGRASFTMEFSHYAEAPMNIAEAIMSKNS, via the coding sequence GTGGCACGTAAAACCCCTATCGCCAGATACCGTAATGTAGGTATCTGTGCGCACGTAGATGCTGGTAAAACCACCACTACGGAACGTATTCTTTTCTACACTGGTCTATCACATAAGATCGGTGAGGTTCATGATGGTGCAGCTACCATGGACTGGATGGAGCAGGAGCAGGAGCGTGGTATTACTATTACCTCTGCGGCTACTACGACATTCTGGCGTGGTATGGATGCACAGTTCGATGAACATCGAATCAACATCATTGACACCCCTGGGCACGTTGACTTTACCATTGAAGTAGAACGCTCATTGCGTGTTCTTGATGGTGCGGTCGTTGTATTGTGTGGCTCGTCAGGTGTTCAGCCTCAAACTGAAACTGTATGGCGTCAGGCAAATAAATACGAAGTTCCTCGTATGGTTTTCGTTAATAAAATGGACCGTACAGGCGCTAACTATGAAATGGTTGTCAGCCAGCTTAAAGAGCGTTTGAATGCAGTTGCTATCCCAATGCAAATGACTATTGGTAGCGAAGACGAATTCAAAGGTGTTGTTGACCTTGTCAAGATGAAAGCGATCATCTGGAACGAGGAAGACATGGGTATGACTTTCGAGTACCAAGAAATTCCAGCAGACTTGAAAGACAAGTGTGAAGCTATGCGCATGGAAATGGTTGAAGCAGCTGCTGAAGCCACTGAAGAGTTAATGGAAAAGTACTTGGAAGGCGGTGAGCTAACCGAAGAAGAAATCAAAATGGGTATTCGTAAGCGTACACTAGCGAACGAAATTATCCCGGTATTCGGTGGTTCAGCATTTAAAAACAAAGGTGTTCAAGCTGTATTGGATGCTGTTATTGAATACATGCCATCACCAAAAGAAGTTAAAGCTATTCAAGGCACAATTGATGACGAAGGTGAGCAGTTTGAAATCCGTGAAGCTGATGATGATGCACCATTTGCAGCATTGGCATTTAAGATTGCAACTGACCCATTTGTAGGTACTTTAACGTTCTTCCGTGTTTATTCTGGTGTTATTAATTCTGGCGACAGCGTTTATAACTCAGTAAAGCAGAAGAAAGAACGTATTGGTCGTATCGTTCAGATGCATGCAAACAGCCGTGAAGAAATTAAAGAAGTTCGCGCTGGTGATATCGCTGCGGGCGTAGGCTTCAAAGATGTTACTACAGGTGACACGCTATGTGATATCGATAACAAGATCGTATTGGAGCGTATGGAGTTCCCTGAGCCAGTAATCTCGGTTGCGGTAGAGCCAAAAACTAAAGCAGACCAAGAGAAAATGGGTATTGCTCTAGGTAAGTTGGCACAAGAAGATCCTTCATTCCGAGTTCGTACTGATGAAGAATCAGGCCAAACCATTATTTCGGGTATGGGTGAGCTTCACTTGGACATCCTTGTTGATCGTATGAAGCGTGAGTTTAAAGTTGAAGCGAACATCGGTGCGCCTCAGGTTGCTTATCGTGAGTCTATTCGTAACACCGTTGAAGTCGAAGGTAAATTCGTTCGTCAATCTGGTGGTCGAGGTCAGTACGGTCACGTCTGGGTTAAACTTGAGCCACAGGAAGCTGGTACTGGTTTCGTATTCGAAAACGCTATCGTTGGTGGTGTTGTTCCAAAAGAATACATTGGTGCCGTTTCAAAAGGTATCGAAGAGCAACTTGAGAACGGTATCTTGGCTGGTTATCCAGTGCTTGATGTCAAAGCAACCCTGTATGATGGTTCTTACCACGACGTCGACTCATCAGAAATGGCGTTTAAGATCGCTGGTAGTATGGCTGTTAAAAATGCAGCAAAAACCGCTAACCCTGCATTGCTTGAACCTATGATGAAAGTCGAAGTTGTAACTCCAGAAGAGTACATGGGTGACGTTATGGGTGACCTTAACCGTCGTCGTGGCCTCGTCAAAGGTATGGGTGAGAATGCAACAGGTAAAGTGATTGATGCAGAAGTTCCGCTTTCAGAAATGTTTGGTTACGCTACAGACGTGCGCAGCTTGTCGCAAGGTCGTGCTAGCTTCACCATGGAGTTCTCGCATTATGCAGAAGCTCCTATGAATATTGCTGAAGCAATCATGAGCAAGAATTCTTAA
- the rpoC gene encoding DNA-directed RNA polymerase subunit beta', with product MKDLLNFIKQQNQSEEFDAIRIGLASPDQIRSWSFGEVKKPETINYRTFKPERDGLFCAKIFGPVKDYECLCGKYKRLKHRGIICEKCGVEVTLTKVRRERMGHIDLACPVAHIWFLKSLPSRIGMLLDMTLRDIERILYFEAFVVTEPGMTTLEAGQLLSEEGYLDALEEFGDDFEAKMGAEAISALLDLIDLKEEAQRIREEEIPSTNSETKLKKLSKRLKLLEAFLDSGNDPQWMIMTVLPVLPPDLRPLVPLDGGRFATSDLNDLYRRVINRNNRLRRLLDLNAPDIIVRNEKRMLQESVDALLDNGRRGRAITGSNKRPLKSLADMIKGKQGRFRQNLLGKRVDYSGRSVIVVGPTLKLHQCGLPKKMALELFKPFIYSKLELRGLATTIKAAKKMVEREEPVVWDILEEVIREHPVLLNRAPTLHRLGIQAFEPVLIEGKAIQLHPLVCVAYNADFDGDQMAVHVPLTIEAQLEARALMMSTNNILSPANGEPIIVPTQDVVLGLYYLTRDRVNAKGEGMIFSDADEVQRAYANGIVDLHAKVKVRLPMVDIDEEGNKTARIELAETTVGRSLLWGIVPDGISFDLVNKPMTKKAISKLVNTCYRECGLKATVIFADQLMYTGFGYATRSGASVGIEDMSIPEAKAEIIEAAEKEVAEIQEQFNSGLVTQGERYNKVVDIWSHTNEKVAKAMMDFIGTEEVVDKEGNTVRQPSFNSIFMMADSGARGSAAQIRQLAGMRGLMAKPDGSIIEMPITANFREGLDVSQYFISTHGARKGLADTALKTANSGYLTRRLVDVAQDMVITEHDCGTEEGVYMSPLIEGGDVVEPLSERVLGRVVAEHVYVPGSDDILAEAGTLLDEKWVETLEQNSVDQVKVRSVITCQTRNGVCAACYGRDLARGHIINQGEAVGVIAAQSIGEPGTQLTMRTFHIGGAASRASADNNVQIKNDGEIRLKNAKTVERQDGKLVIVSRSSELNVIDEYGRERERYKVPYGAVLSAKEGEQAKGGDIVANWDPHTHPIIAELDGKIQFVDMIEGVNIERQTDELTGLSSIVITENKQRSGSKSSDVKPAIKLIDKKGKDLYIPGTEMPAVYFLPTNAIVSLEDGAEVNIGDAIARIPQESSKTKDITGGLPRVADLFEARKPKEPAILAEISGTVSFGKETKGKRRLVITPQDGGDTYEELIPKWRQLNVFEGEKVEKGEVVSDGADNPHDILRLKGITELARYIVNEVQEVYRLQGVGINDKHIEVIIRQMLRKCIVTDPGDSLFLKGDQMEVVRVLEENDKLVEAGKDPVQFERVLMGITKASLATESFISAASFQETTRVLTEAAVNGKTDDLRGLKENVIVGRLIPAGTGLTYHAERRRKRAESMVEDLGLSADEVEQALSDELSSINEGED from the coding sequence GTGAAAGACTTATTAAATTTTATTAAGCAGCAGAACCAGTCCGAAGAGTTTGATGCGATCCGTATTGGCTTGGCATCACCGGACCAGATCCGCTCTTGGTCATTTGGTGAAGTAAAAAAGCCAGAGACAATTAACTATCGTACCTTTAAACCGGAACGTGACGGTTTATTCTGTGCCAAAATCTTTGGCCCAGTAAAAGATTACGAGTGTTTGTGTGGTAAATACAAACGACTAAAGCATCGCGGTATTATCTGTGAGAAATGTGGCGTAGAAGTTACCTTAACTAAGGTACGTCGTGAGCGTATGGGTCATATTGATTTGGCTTGCCCGGTCGCACACATTTGGTTCCTGAAATCACTACCAAGCCGTATCGGTATGTTGCTCGACATGACGTTACGTGATATCGAACGCATTCTTTACTTTGAAGCATTCGTAGTGACTGAGCCAGGCATGACTACACTGGAAGCTGGACAGCTTCTTAGTGAAGAAGGCTACCTGGATGCATTAGAAGAATTCGGTGATGACTTCGAAGCCAAAATGGGTGCCGAAGCAATCAGCGCACTTCTAGACTTGATTGATCTAAAAGAAGAAGCTCAGCGTATTCGCGAGGAAGAAATTCCTTCGACTAACTCTGAAACCAAATTGAAGAAGTTAAGCAAACGCTTAAAACTTCTAGAAGCATTCCTAGATTCAGGAAATGATCCACAATGGATGATCATGACTGTATTACCAGTACTTCCACCAGATTTGCGTCCACTTGTTCCTCTGGATGGCGGTCGTTTTGCTACATCTGACTTGAATGACCTGTATCGTCGAGTCATCAACCGTAACAACCGTTTGCGTCGTCTATTGGATCTTAATGCTCCAGACATCATTGTCCGTAACGAAAAGCGTATGTTGCAAGAATCTGTTGATGCGTTGCTAGACAATGGTCGTCGTGGTCGTGCAATTACTGGTTCAAATAAAAGACCACTTAAATCGCTTGCTGACATGATTAAAGGTAAGCAAGGTCGTTTCCGTCAGAACCTTCTAGGTAAGCGTGTTGATTACTCTGGTCGTTCGGTTATCGTGGTTGGTCCTACGCTTAAACTACACCAGTGTGGTCTTCCTAAGAAGATGGCTCTTGAGCTGTTTAAACCGTTTATCTATAGCAAATTAGAATTGCGTGGTCTTGCTACCACCATTAAAGCTGCTAAGAAAATGGTTGAGCGCGAAGAGCCGGTGGTTTGGGATATTCTAGAAGAAGTAATTCGTGAGCATCCTGTATTGCTTAACCGTGCACCGACACTTCACCGTCTGGGTATTCAGGCGTTTGAACCTGTGCTTATCGAAGGTAAAGCGATTCAGTTACACCCTCTGGTCTGTGTTGCCTACAACGCTGACTTTGACGGTGACCAAATGGCGGTTCACGTTCCATTGACCATAGAAGCACAGCTTGAAGCTCGCGCTTTGATGATGTCTACCAATAACATCTTATCGCCTGCTAACGGTGAGCCAATCATCGTTCCAACGCAGGACGTTGTTCTTGGCCTTTACTATTTGACACGTGATCGTGTTAATGCAAAAGGCGAAGGCATGATCTTCTCTGATGCGGACGAAGTTCAACGCGCCTATGCGAACGGCATTGTTGACTTGCATGCAAAAGTAAAAGTTCGTCTGCCAATGGTTGATATTGATGAGGAAGGGAACAAAACTGCCCGTATCGAGCTTGCTGAAACAACAGTAGGTCGATCTTTATTGTGGGGTATTGTGCCAGATGGTATCAGCTTCGACTTGGTCAATAAGCCAATGACTAAGAAAGCGATATCTAAATTGGTGAATACCTGTTATCGCGAATGTGGTTTGAAAGCTACTGTAATTTTTGCTGACCAGTTGATGTATACCGGTTTCGGCTATGCTACTCGATCAGGTGCTTCAGTTGGTATCGAAGATATGTCGATTCCAGAAGCTAAAGCAGAGATCATTGAAGCAGCGGAAAAAGAAGTCGCAGAAATTCAAGAGCAGTTTAACTCAGGCCTGGTAACTCAGGGTGAGCGTTACAACAAAGTTGTTGATATCTGGTCGCATACCAACGAAAAAGTTGCAAAAGCGATGATGGACTTTATCGGCACTGAAGAAGTGGTTGATAAAGAAGGCAATACAGTACGTCAGCCGTCATTCAACTCCATCTTTATGATGGCCGATTCAGGCGCTCGTGGTAGTGCTGCACAGATTCGTCAGTTGGCCGGTATGCGTGGTCTGATGGCTAAGCCGGATGGCTCGATTATTGAAATGCCAATTACCGCAAACTTCCGTGAAGGTCTGGATGTGTCTCAGTACTTTATTTCGACCCACGGTGCTCGTAAAGGTTTGGCTGATACGGCATTGAAAACTGCGAACTCAGGTTACCTGACTCGTCGTCTAGTAGATGTTGCTCAAGATATGGTGATAACAGAACATGACTGTGGCACCGAAGAAGGTGTTTACATGTCTCCGCTGATTGAAGGTGGTGATGTTGTAGAACCATTGAGTGAGCGTGTACTGGGCCGTGTTGTTGCAGAACATGTCTATGTTCCTGGTTCAGATGACATCTTGGCAGAAGCTGGAACATTACTTGACGAAAAGTGGGTTGAGACACTTGAGCAAAACTCAGTAGATCAGGTCAAAGTTCGTTCGGTAATTACCTGTCAAACCCGTAACGGTGTTTGTGCAGCTTGTTATGGTCGTGACTTGGCTCGTGGTCATATCATCAACCAAGGTGAGGCGGTCGGTGTTATTGCTGCTCAGTCGATTGGTGAGCCGGGTACACAGTTAACGATGCGTACTTTCCACATTGGTGGTGCTGCATCTCGTGCATCTGCTGATAACAATGTTCAAATTAAAAATGACGGTGAAATTCGTCTTAAGAATGCAAAAACTGTTGAGCGTCAGGACGGTAAACTGGTTATCGTTTCTCGTTCATCAGAGTTGAATGTCATTGACGAATATGGCCGTGAGCGTGAGCGTTATAAAGTACCTTACGGTGCGGTATTAAGCGCAAAAGAAGGTGAGCAGGCTAAAGGTGGCGACATTGTTGCTAACTGGGATCCGCACACCCACCCAATCATTGCTGAGCTGGATGGTAAAATTCAGTTCGTAGACATGATTGAAGGTGTAAACATCGAGCGTCAAACTGATGAACTTACTGGCTTGAGCTCAATTGTGATTACTGAGAACAAGCAGCGTAGTGGTAGTAAGAGCTCAGATGTTAAACCTGCCATCAAGTTGATTGATAAAAAAGGTAAAGATCTATACATCCCTGGAACTGAAATGCCAGCGGTATACTTCTTGCCTACTAATGCTATCGTGAGCTTGGAAGATGGCGCCGAGGTAAATATCGGTGACGCTATCGCACGTATTCCACAAGAAAGCTCAAAAACAAAAGATATTACAGGTGGTCTTCCACGTGTGGCAGACCTGTTTGAAGCTCGTAAACCGAAAGAGCCAGCAATTCTTGCTGAGATCTCAGGTACTGTGAGCTTTGGTAAAGAAACTAAAGGTAAGCGTCGCTTAGTCATCACTCCCCAAGACGGTGGCGATACCTATGAAGAGCTAATTCCTAAATGGCGCCAGCTTAACGTTTTCGAAGGTGAAAAAGTTGAGAAGGGTGAGGTGGTATCTGACGGTGCAGATAACCCGCACGATATTTTACGCCTGAAAGGAATTACTGAGCTTGCTCGTTACATTGTTAACGAAGTGCAAGAAGTCTATCGTCTGCAAGGCGTAGGCATTAACGATAAGCACATCGAAGTGATTATTCGCCAGATGTTGCGTAAGTGTATTGTCACTGATCCAGGTGACTCACTCTTCCTGAAAGGTGATCAGATGGAAGTGGTTCGAGTACTTGAGGAAAATGACAAGCTAGTTGAGGCAGGTAAAGATCCAGTGCAGTTTGAACGTGTACTTATGGGTATTACCAAAGCTTCATTGGCTACTGAGTCCTTTATTTCTGCGGCTTCATTCCAGGAAACTACGCGTGTTCTTACTGAAGCAGCAGTTAACGGTAAAACAGATGATCTACGTGGTTTGAAAGAAAACGTTATCGTAGGACGTCTGATTCCAGCAGGTACAGGTCTAACCTACCATGCGGAACGTCGCCGTAAACGTGCAGAGTCAATGGTCGAGGACTTAGGGTTATCAGCAGACGAAGTTGAGCAGGCATTGTCCGACGAGCTCAGCTCAATTAATGAGGGTGAGGACTGA
- the rpsL gene encoding 30S ribosomal protein S12: MATINQLVRKPRKKQVKKTNVPALEACPQRRGVCTRVYTTTPKKPNSALRKVARVRLTNGYEVSSYIGGEGHNLQEHSVVLIRGGRVKDLPGVRYHCVRGTLDLAGVKDRKQGRSKYGAKRPKG; the protein is encoded by the coding sequence ATGGCTACAATTAATCAGCTAGTAAGAAAACCTCGCAAGAAGCAGGTAAAAAAGACAAACGTTCCTGCATTGGAAGCTTGTCCGCAACGTCGTGGCGTTTGTACTCGTGTTTACACCACTACGCCTAAAAAGCCAAACTCGGCTTTGCGTAAAGTAGCTCGTGTACGTCTAACCAACGGATATGAAGTATCTTCATACATCGGTGGTGAAGGCCACAACCTACAAGAGCACAGCGTTGTACTAATCCGTGGCGGTCGTGTAAAAGACTTGCCAGGTGTACGTTACCACTGTGTTCGCGGTACGCTTGACCTTGCAGGTGTTAAGGATCGTAAGCAGGGCCGTTCTAAGTACGGTGCTAAGCGACCTAAAGGTTAA
- the rpsG gene encoding 30S ribosomal protein S7 — MPRRRVVAKREILPDPKFGSELLAKFINVLMQDGKKSTAEKIVYGALDIITEKKSGEESLELFEKGLDNIRPMVEVKSRRVGGSTYQVPVEVRPARQTALAMRWLTDAARKRSEKSMRERLAGEVLDALEGRGSAVKKREDVHRMAEANKAFSHFRW, encoded by the coding sequence ATGCCAAGAAGACGTGTTGTCGCGAAACGCGAAATCCTTCCTGATCCTAAATTCGGAAGTGAGTTGTTAGCGAAGTTTATCAACGTTTTGATGCAAGATGGTAAAAAATCAACTGCAGAAAAAATCGTTTATGGTGCTTTAGACATTATCACTGAGAAAAAATCAGGCGAAGAATCATTAGAACTATTTGAGAAAGGCTTGGATAACATTCGCCCGATGGTGGAAGTTAAGTCTCGTCGTGTTGGTGGTTCTACTTATCAGGTACCTGTTGAAGTGCGCCCTGCGCGTCAAACTGCATTAGCTATGCGTTGGTTGACTGATGCTGCTCGTAAGCGTAGCGAGAAGTCAATGCGTGAGCGTTTAGCAGGCGAAGTACTTGATGCATTGGAAGGCCGTGGCTCAGCTGTTAAGAAGCGTGAAGATGTTCACCGCATGGCTGAAGCAAACAAAGCTTTCTCACATTTCCGTTGGTAA